From Xylocopilactobacillus apis, a single genomic window includes:
- a CDS encoding peptidoglycan recognition protein family protein has product MHKKIITKTTAVFSALIIMATILFPVANKSEERTQAAGVDINTYIMQHNFSNPTIQTRKTPFWGVGSAYRKGVGKPEGIVVHETANNNSTILNEIAYESNNWNVPGREAYVHAFVDHSQIINTASTDLTCWGAGPVANARYISIELCREKTLDNFARSVNNDAYYVAYLLKKYNLPVTNATHTGSGTVWSHNAVSNLLGGTNHSDPTGYFSSWGYSMDQFFQLVQHKYNNLGANKGQTAEKVASQASISETDTVTAKASNQQFYYKTNAGIVPGGSANQYVGNTYQATSIVKTANNGIYTLLSNNGSAMAWVKAGQLSLAGNDSVAIQTPVQNIAYLNDNAPLYYLMNNGFKASDISGPYSYSIRTIAKTTSGRIFYLLNDNKNGKPFMWVENTHASLKNSLDAQQISTIKGRPAVPDKKGEQIPASVTVNESSPTSWLLESGLTKNGNFTREGSVVYCLGTKAIKGELYANLSVNGFDTIGYVPSSTIHFIGGIYTKEMSKQAGVVVVNNPKGAPLYAYPDGNNVNVNSPKVLPRKSAWKYKTIVTTVDGNKWYSVGNYQWVKGTDVAIKY; this is encoded by the coding sequence ATGCACAAAAAGATTATTACCAAGACAACCGCTGTTTTTTCTGCGCTGATCATCATGGCAACAATTTTGTTTCCAGTTGCTAATAAGAGTGAAGAGCGGACTCAGGCAGCCGGAGTTGATATCAACACATACATCATGCAGCACAATTTTTCTAATCCAACAATCCAAACTCGTAAAACTCCATTTTGGGGCGTTGGCTCTGCTTACCGCAAAGGGGTTGGTAAGCCAGAAGGAATCGTAGTTCATGAAACAGCTAATAATAATTCTACGATTCTAAATGAAATTGCTTATGAATCGAATAATTGGAATGTTCCTGGTCGAGAAGCATATGTTCATGCTTTCGTTGATCATTCACAAATCATAAATACAGCGAGCACTGATTTAACTTGCTGGGGAGCAGGACCAGTTGCCAATGCACGTTATATTTCAATTGAATTATGCCGTGAGAAAACACTGGATAATTTTGCTCGTTCAGTTAACAACGACGCATATTATGTAGCTTATTTACTTAAAAAATATAACCTACCTGTTACTAATGCAACCCATACTGGATCAGGAACTGTTTGGTCACATAATGCGGTTTCTAACCTTTTAGGTGGAACTAATCATAGTGATCCGACTGGATACTTTAGCTCTTGGGGCTATTCAATGGATCAGTTCTTCCAATTAGTTCAACACAAATATAATAATTTGGGTGCTAACAAAGGTCAGACTGCTGAAAAAGTTGCTAGTCAAGCAAGTATTTCAGAAACAGACACTGTAACAGCTAAAGCAAGCAACCAACAATTTTATTACAAAACTAACGCAGGAATCGTACCTGGCGGCAGTGCTAATCAGTACGTAGGAAATACTTATCAGGCAACTTCAATTGTGAAGACAGCTAATAATGGTATTTATACTTTATTAAGCAACAATGGCAGCGCAATGGCTTGGGTTAAGGCCGGTCAGTTGTCATTAGCGGGAAATGATTCGGTGGCAATTCAAACTCCTGTTCAAAACATTGCTTATCTTAATGACAATGCACCTTTATACTACTTAATGAATAATGGGTTTAAAGCCAGCGATATTAGTGGACCTTATTCATACAGCATCAGAACAATTGCTAAAACAACAAGTGGTCGGATTTTCTATTTACTTAATGATAATAAGAACGGTAAGCCGTTCATGTGGGTTGAAAATACACACGCTTCCTTAAAAAACAGCCTCGATGCTCAACAGATTTCCACCATTAAAGGCAGACCAGCTGTCCCTGATAAAAAAGGAGAACAAATTCCGGCATCAGTAACGGTTAATGAATCTTCTCCAACCTCTTGGCTTTTGGAATCAGGTTTAACGAAAAATGGCAACTTTACTCGTGAGGGATCAGTAGTTTACTGCTTAGGAACTAAAGCAATCAAAGGTGAATTGTATGCTAATCTAAGTGTTAATGGGTTTGATACGATTGGCTATGTTCCTAGTTCAACAATTCATTTTATTGGTGGCATTTACACAAAAGAAATGTCTAAACAGGCAGGCGTTGTTGTAGTTAACAATCCAAAAGGTGCTCCATTGTATGCTTATCCAGATGGAAATAACGTTAATGTTAACAGTCCAAAAGTTTTACCAAGGAAGAGTGCTTGGAAATATAAGACAATTGTAACTACAGTTGACGGTAATAAATGGTATAGCGTTGGCAATTATCAGTGGGTAAAAGGAACTGATGTTGCAATCAAATACTAA
- a CDS encoding DNA-3-methyladenine glycosylase, whose amino-acid sequence MQRINASFFKGRPTTKITKELLGKKLVYNSPTGVISGWIVEAESYLGENDSAAHAYQGRRSSFNEPLYHEAGVIYIYQRRQHFLFDVVTQDKEEPEGILVRAVEPAEGIELMKMNRPIKNEFELTNGPAKLMQAYGIQDRSRNFELISKCSDLTIDLEDARIPLNIISTPRIGVNLNGSSGSREWRFYVAGNPYVGKIKKGEIDFQNWGWQK is encoded by the coding sequence ATGCAACGAATTAATGCATCTTTTTTTAAGGGCCGCCCAACGACAAAAATTACGAAAGAACTTTTGGGCAAAAAATTGGTTTATAATTCTCCAACCGGAGTTATTTCAGGCTGGATTGTGGAGGCAGAAAGTTATTTGGGAGAAAATGATTCAGCTGCTCACGCCTATCAAGGAAGAAGAAGTTCTTTTAATGAGCCGCTTTATCATGAAGCGGGCGTAATTTACATTTATCAAAGACGTCAACACTTTCTCTTTGATGTTGTCACTCAAGACAAGGAGGAGCCAGAAGGGATTTTGGTGCGGGCCGTTGAACCTGCTGAGGGAATTGAATTAATGAAGATGAACCGGCCGATTAAAAATGAGTTTGAACTAACCAACGGTCCAGCTAAATTGATGCAGGCATATGGCATTCAAGATCGGAGTCGAAATTTCGAACTAATTTCAAAATGTTCAGATCTTACTATTGATCTTGAAGATGCACGGATTCCTTTAAATATTATTTCAACTCCTCGCATTGGGGTTAATCTAAACGGTTCAAGCGGGAGCAGGGAATGGCGTTTTTATGTTGCAGGCAACCCTTATGTTGGGAAAATAAAAAAAGGAGAGATTGATTTTCAAAACTGGGGCTGGCAAAAGTAA
- a CDS encoding Cof-type HAD-IIB family hydrolase, producing the protein MTKIKLVAIDIDDTLLNSKHHVLASTKEAVKKAAGLGVKVVLCSGRALAGVMPFLKELGLTKPDQLVATCNGGIIMNLAGEIISKHVLQTSDFDKIRSFCDNHHVNYNALDDQSMLYTTNHQINWYTITQADENKDGIVILDEKDLPINFTLVKVVMTGVPDLLDQVEVDLRKEFSNGYYIVRSMRPFLEIANPNANKGTAVSDLTDYLNLAPEEVMVIGDELNDLPMFKFAGTAVAMGNANPDLKEHATYVTSDNDHDGIAQAFEKFILNAEN; encoded by the coding sequence ATGACAAAAATCAAGCTAGTCGCAATTGATATTGATGACACTTTATTAAATTCTAAACATCATGTTTTGGCTTCAACCAAAGAAGCAGTTAAAAAAGCAGCCGGACTTGGGGTGAAGGTTGTTTTATGTTCAGGACGCGCCTTAGCAGGTGTGATGCCATTTTTAAAAGAACTTGGCTTAACTAAGCCAGATCAGCTGGTCGCTACGTGCAACGGTGGAATTATTATGAACTTAGCCGGTGAAATAATTAGTAAACACGTTTTACAAACTAGCGATTTTGACAAAATCAGATCATTTTGTGATAACCATCACGTCAACTACAATGCACTTGATGACCAAAGTATGCTTTATACAACCAACCATCAAATCAATTGGTACACCATAACTCAAGCAGATGAGAATAAAGACGGAATTGTAATTCTAGACGAGAAAGATCTGCCAATTAACTTTACTTTAGTTAAAGTTGTCATGACGGGTGTTCCTGATCTCTTGGACCAAGTCGAAGTTGATTTAAGAAAAGAATTTTCAAACGGTTATTATATCGTTAGATCAATGAGACCATTTTTAGAAATCGCCAACCCTAATGCAAACAAAGGAACTGCCGTATCAGACCTAACTGATTACTTAAATTTAGCGCCTGAAGAAGTAATGGTAATCGGAGATGAGTTAAACGATCTGCCGATGTTTAAATTTGCGGGAACTGCAGTCGCAATGGGAAATGCTAACCCAGATTTAAAAGAACATGCGACTTATGTGACTTCTGACAATGATCATGACGGAATTGCCCAGGCTTTTGAGAAATTTATTTTAAACGCTGAGAATTAA
- a CDS encoding C69 family dipeptidase: MKQHTSCTTILVGKKASYDGSTMIARTEDSGPGSYTHKKFVVVNPEDQPRHYTAKNSKVKIDLPDDPMRYTSVPNADPEIEGIWGEAGVNSDNVAMSATETITTNERVLGADPMVEDGIGEEDLLTIVLPYIHSAREGVERTGKLLEEFGTYEHNGIAFSDVDEVWFLETVGGHHWIAQRVPDDAYATVPNQLGIQVIKFDDPDNFMYSKDLPEWIEENHLNLGHDDQLNARLAFGSHSDSDHHYNTPRAWFIQRFLTPSMQQYPMSDTIPFCNKPFRKITVEDIKYVLSSHYQDTAYDPYGTFGASDLKHEFRPIGINRTNEMSILQIRPDVDEEYRSIQWLSFGSMPFNTMIPLYTNVTTQPESLANTTETPTTENFYWINRIMAVIADPHFKETSQDIANYQEKTVGLGHQMINSTDQKASEHQDDLQEFLASANQKIADQVMDESHKLLDQLIFTASNQMINKFSMSD; this comes from the coding sequence ATGAAACAACATACATCTTGTACAACAATTTTAGTCGGAAAAAAAGCTAGTTATGACGGATCAACCATGATTGCCCGCACTGAAGACAGCGGACCGGGCAGTTACACTCACAAAAAATTTGTAGTTGTAAATCCCGAAGATCAGCCTCGTCACTACACTGCAAAAAATTCTAAAGTTAAGATTGATCTGCCAGACGATCCAATGCGTTATACTTCCGTGCCTAATGCCGATCCAGAAATTGAAGGGATCTGGGGTGAAGCAGGCGTCAATTCAGATAATGTTGCAATGAGTGCAACTGAGACTATTACAACTAATGAGCGCGTCCTTGGTGCTGATCCAATGGTTGAAGATGGAATTGGGGAAGAAGACCTCTTAACGATTGTTCTACCTTATATTCATTCTGCGCGCGAAGGTGTTGAACGAACTGGCAAACTTTTAGAAGAATTCGGTACTTATGAACATAATGGAATAGCATTTTCAGACGTTGATGAAGTTTGGTTCTTAGAAACTGTCGGCGGTCACCATTGGATCGCTCAACGTGTGCCGGATGATGCTTATGCAACAGTTCCTAACCAATTAGGCATTCAAGTGATTAAATTTGATGATCCAGATAACTTTATGTATAGCAAGGACTTGCCTGAATGGATTGAAGAAAATCACTTAAATTTAGGTCATGATGATCAGTTAAATGCTCGTTTAGCATTTGGCTCTCACTCTGATTCAGATCATCATTACAATACACCGCGTGCTTGGTTTATTCAGCGATTTTTAACACCAAGTATGCAGCAATATCCAATGAGTGATACGATTCCTTTTTGCAATAAGCCATTTCGTAAAATTACCGTTGAAGATATTAAGTATGTTTTAAGCAGTCATTACCAAGACACTGCTTACGATCCTTACGGCACTTTTGGCGCTTCTGATTTAAAACATGAATTTCGACCAATTGGAATTAACCGGACCAACGAGATGAGTATTTTGCAGATTCGCCCGGATGTCGACGAAGAATATCGTTCAATTCAGTGGCTCTCATTTGGTTCAATGCCGTTTAATACAATGATCCCTCTCTACACTAATGTCACAACTCAACCAGAAAGTCTCGCAAATACAACTGAAACACCTACGACTGAGAATTTCTACTGGATTAATCGGATTATGGCTGTAATTGCTGATCCACATTTTAAAGAAACTAGCCAAGATATTGCTAATTACCAAGAAAAAACAGTTGGCTTAGGTCATCAGATGATCAATTCTACTGATCAAAAAGCAAGCGAACATCAAGATGATCTGCAAGAGTTTTTGGCTTCGGCTAATCAAAAAATAGCTGATCAGGTCATGGACGAATCTCACAAACTGTTAGATCAATTGATCTTTACTGCCAGCAACCAAATGATCAACAAATTCTCAATGAGTGATTAA
- a CDS encoding SDR family NAD(P)-dependent oxidoreductase encodes MTKKVVLITGASSGMGLAAAKLFAKKGWIVYAGARRVERMQELEDFGINVMALDVTNKESARIFVNTAKTEQQRIDVLINNAGYGEFGPIEDVSIEKAQSQFDVNLFGLAQLTHFVLPIMRRQHAGRIINVSSIAADVYSPFGGWYYSSKAALNQWSDVLDSESERFGIRSIVIQPGTTRSQWSTIAFQNGFDNLQKDSPYSPIGKRVQKVFDKFINLTQATAEDVAHVFYHAATDPRPKYRYYTHFSDHAVVSFVRHFPRTYHYIVKNLF; translated from the coding sequence ATGACTAAAAAAGTCGTTTTAATCACTGGCGCATCTTCTGGGATGGGCTTAGCTGCTGCCAAACTTTTTGCCAAAAAAGGCTGGATCGTCTATGCGGGTGCGCGCCGCGTTGAAAGAATGCAAGAATTAGAAGATTTCGGAATTAATGTGATGGCTCTTGACGTTACTAATAAAGAATCAGCTCGGATATTCGTTAACACCGCCAAAACTGAGCAGCAGCGCATTGATGTTTTAATCAATAATGCAGGATATGGCGAGTTTGGACCCATTGAAGATGTGTCGATCGAAAAAGCTCAAAGTCAATTTGATGTCAATTTATTCGGTCTTGCTCAACTTACCCACTTTGTGCTGCCAATCATGCGACGTCAGCACGCTGGCAGAATCATTAACGTTTCTTCGATCGCTGCCGATGTCTATTCTCCTTTTGGCGGTTGGTACTATAGTTCAAAAGCCGCTCTTAATCAGTGGAGTGATGTTCTAGATAGTGAATCTGAGCGTTTCGGCATTCGCAGTATCGTTATCCAGCCAGGAACTACTCGTTCGCAGTGGTCGACAATTGCTTTTCAAAACGGATTTGATAATTTACAAAAGGACTCGCCTTATAGTCCGATAGGAAAAAGAGTTCAGAAAGTTTTTGATAAATTCATCAATTTAACACAAGCAACCGCTGAAGATGTAGCTCATGTGTTCTATCACGCTGCAACTGATCCAAGACCAAAATATCGCTATTATACCCATTTTAGCGATCACGCAGTAGTATCTTTTGTCCGTCACTTTCCTCGTACTTATCACTACATTGTCAAAAATCTATTTTAA
- a CDS encoding MerR family transcriptional regulator — translation MTKYHIKDVSETMGISVYTLRYYEKIGVLSFVKRDENGVREFEPRDLVTLNTIECLKKTDMPLKDIKNYLNLIDDGISSADERLQMFVDQK, via the coding sequence ATGACAAAATACCACATTAAAGACGTTAGTGAAACTATGGGAATCAGTGTCTATACCTTACGATATTATGAGAAGATTGGCGTTCTATCATTTGTTAAACGTGACGAAAACGGAGTAAGAGAATTTGAACCTCGTGATTTAGTCACCTTAAACACTATTGAATGTCTGAAAAAAACTGATATGCCGTTAAAAGATATCAAAAACTATCTTAATTTAATCGATGATGGAATAAGCTCAGCCGATGAACGACTTCAAATGTTTGTTGACCAAAAATAA
- a CDS encoding flavodoxin family protein, protein MIKIEIIFVNASQNKSGNTSRMGEKYLQGKAYEQMNLVDYKIYQLNQNYSDDQFEQAFSQLNKADWIVLGTPVYWHDMSAYLKTLLERLSQDSHFDDLSGKRISVLIQGSDPSDTIKPVTNIIKRFANSARMEFVDAMEDF, encoded by the coding sequence GTGATAAAAATAGAAATTATATTTGTTAATGCCAGTCAGAATAAATCTGGTAATACTAGCCGGATGGGAGAAAAATACCTCCAAGGCAAAGCTTACGAACAGATGAATCTGGTTGATTACAAAATCTATCAACTTAATCAAAATTATTCCGACGATCAATTCGAACAAGCTTTTTCACAACTAAACAAAGCAGACTGGATTGTTCTTGGAACGCCAGTTTATTGGCATGATATGAGTGCTTACCTAAAGACACTTTTAGAACGACTTTCACAAGACTCTCATTTTGATGATTTAAGCGGTAAACGCATTTCAGTGTTAATTCAAGGAAGCGATCCAAGCGATACGATTAAACCTGTTACAAACATTATTAAAAGATTTGCAAATTCTGCAAGAATGGAATTTGTTGATGCAATGGAGGATTTTTAA
- a CDS encoding alpha/beta hydrolase: MTTNKFGLVYEDAITENKPGKVNIHPVNYLANGVKAAANVYTPADYDESSEKLYPAVTVAHPNGGVKEQVAGLFAQKLAENGYIAIAADASYQGASDGLPRNTDRPSNRIEDIRAMADFLDTFPGVDPKRIGTLGICGGGGYTIEAAKTDKRLKAVATISMFNSGRVRRNGFKDSQLDSVQERLRQAADARIQEILGNDVQYTGEMAKMTDEELAALPFDLYRDGYDYYQVTHKHPNSTGRYPVSNLIYLAEFDAEDHADLIDQPLLMMAGDQADTLYMTEAVYDKATGTDNKELFLIKGAKHIDTYWKHPYVDQEADKLIEFYEKNL, translated from the coding sequence ATGACCACAAATAAATTTGGTTTAGTCTATGAAGATGCAATAACTGAAAACAAACCCGGTAAAGTTAACATTCATCCCGTTAATTATCTTGCTAATGGAGTAAAAGCTGCAGCAAACGTTTATACTCCAGCAGATTACGATGAATCATCAGAAAAATTATATCCAGCTGTTACCGTTGCCCACCCAAATGGTGGAGTTAAAGAACAAGTAGCCGGACTTTTCGCTCAAAAGTTGGCAGAAAACGGCTATATTGCTATTGCTGCAGATGCTTCTTATCAAGGAGCTAGCGACGGATTACCTCGTAATACCGATCGTCCTAGTAATCGAATCGAAGACATTAGAGCAATGGCTGACTTTTTAGATACATTCCCTGGCGTTGACCCTAAACGAATCGGTACTTTAGGGATCTGCGGAGGAGGTGGTTATACCATTGAAGCAGCAAAAACCGATAAACGACTAAAAGCTGTTGCAACAATCAGTATGTTCAATTCTGGAAGAGTTCGCCGCAACGGCTTTAAAGATTCACAGCTTGATTCAGTACAAGAACGGCTTAGACAAGCAGCTGATGCTAGAATCCAGGAAATATTAGGAAACGATGTTCAATATACCGGTGAAATGGCAAAAATGACTGACGAAGAGCTAGCTGCTCTACCGTTTGATCTTTATCGTGATGGTTATGACTACTATCAAGTAACTCATAAACACCCAAATTCAACGGGCCGTTATCCGGTCAGTAATTTAATTTATTTAGCTGAATTTGATGCTGAAGATCACGCCGATTTAATTGACCAGCCTTTATTAATGATGGCAGGTGATCAGGCTGATACTCTTTATATGACAGAAGCAGTTTATGATAAAGCCACTGGAACTGATAACAAAGAACTGTTTTTAATCAAAGGTGCAAAACATATTGATACTTATTGGAAGCACCCTTATGTCGATCAAGAAGCTGACAAATTAATCGAATTTTACGAAAAAAATCTTTAG
- a CDS encoding flavodoxin family protein: MSGSWAANARTVSAAPQTFAEPHHTNASDRRVFLNASQNVNGNTSALAKNLFGNLTYKQVNLASYNIPQVGQGDGDFSKVWDQLKDADVIVIGTPVYWSNMSGYLKTFIDHLQINNDLANRDLYMIVQSSDSDQTLAINSVYGTMNRVAIRFNMNFVGIGQTTEQINQLHNKMIGNAPSNPTTPTTPTTPTNPTTPSEPTTPSNPTTPSVPSTPSTPDSWTITDKKGVGRVYYTPGYGINVWTNPDGSTFTKRINHGTSWKYFKIAKKANKTMYNLSGNQWVDGAYFR, translated from the coding sequence ATTTCTGGCAGCTGGGCGGCAAATGCCAGAACTGTTTCAGCTGCACCTCAAACATTTGCTGAACCACACCACACTAATGCAAGTGACAGACGAGTTTTTCTTAACGCAAGTCAAAACGTAAACGGAAATACTTCTGCTTTAGCTAAAAATTTATTTGGTAATTTAACATATAAACAAGTAAATCTAGCTAGTTATAACATTCCCCAAGTAGGTCAAGGCGACGGTGATTTCAGCAAAGTATGGGATCAACTAAAGGATGCTGATGTAATTGTAATTGGGACGCCTGTTTATTGGTCTAACATGTCTGGTTACCTTAAAACATTTATTGATCATTTACAAATTAATAATGATCTGGCAAACCGTGATTTATATATGATCGTTCAAAGTTCAGACTCAGATCAAACTCTTGCCATTAACTCAGTTTATGGAACTATGAACCGTGTTGCAATCCGCTTTAACATGAATTTCGTAGGAATTGGTCAAACTACTGAACAGATTAACCAGCTCCATAATAAAATGATTGGAAATGCACCAAGTAATCCTACTACTCCAACCACTCCTACTACTCCAACCAATCCTACTACCCCAAGCGAGCCAACTACTCCAAGTAATCCAACCACCCCTAGTGTGCCAAGTACTCCTAGCACTCCTGATAGCTGGACGATTACTGACAAAAAAGGTGTGGGTAGAGTTTACTACACACCGGGATATGGGATTAATGTTTGGACGAACCCGGATGGATCTACTTTTACCAAAAGAATAAACCATGGTACTTCATGGAAATATTTCAAAATTGCTAAAAAAGCTAATAAAACTATGTACAACCTTAGTGGAAACCAATGGGTTGACGGAGCATATTTCAGATAG
- the dgoD gene encoding galactonate dehydratase, whose product MKISNITIYKVKPRWIFVKVSTDEGIDGWGEMISGTKTETVVSGANEVGKKLIGRDPRNIEQLWQEMHRSFFRGGPINGTIISGLEMALWDIKGKALGVPVYQLLGGPARDRIRVYSWIGGDRPSDVAEQAQKRLDLGFSAIKMNATSELHYIDSYQKVAEVVERVDSIREAVGNNLEIGIDFHGRVHRPMAKVLAKALEPYHPMFLEEVVLPENYDSFDDIAREVAVPLATGERLYSRWEFKQLFTQGAVDIVQPDVAMCGGILESRKIAAMAEAFDLAVAPHAPYGPVALAATLQLDVCTPNVFIQEQSLGIHYNQGFDLLDFVSNKEIFDYEEGYVEIPTKPGLGIEMDEDKIKEVAQQGLVWTNPKWKNYDGTIAEW is encoded by the coding sequence TTGAAGATTTCTAACATTACTATATATAAAGTAAAACCACGATGGATTTTTGTTAAAGTTTCTACTGATGAGGGGATCGATGGCTGGGGAGAAATGATTTCTGGTACAAAGACTGAAACAGTTGTCAGCGGTGCTAATGAAGTTGGAAAAAAACTTATTGGCAGAGATCCAAGAAATATTGAACAACTATGGCAAGAGATGCACCGTTCTTTCTTTAGAGGAGGACCTATTAATGGGACAATTATTTCGGGATTAGAAATGGCTTTATGGGATATTAAAGGTAAAGCATTGGGAGTACCTGTTTATCAATTGTTGGGTGGTCCAGCAAGAGATAGAATTCGCGTGTATTCATGGATCGGTGGAGATCGTCCTAGTGACGTAGCTGAGCAAGCTCAGAAAAGATTAGATCTAGGTTTTTCAGCAATAAAAATGAATGCAACTTCTGAATTACATTATATTGATTCTTATCAAAAGGTAGCTGAAGTGGTAGAGAGAGTAGATTCTATTCGTGAAGCAGTTGGTAATAATTTAGAGATTGGAATTGATTTTCATGGTCGAGTTCATCGTCCAATGGCAAAGGTATTAGCTAAAGCATTAGAACCTTATCATCCAATGTTTTTAGAAGAAGTTGTCTTACCTGAAAATTATGACTCTTTTGATGATATTGCTAGAGAAGTGGCAGTTCCTCTTGCAACAGGTGAAAGACTATATTCTCGTTGGGAATTTAAACAATTATTTACACAAGGTGCTGTTGATATAGTTCAGCCGGATGTTGCAATGTGTGGTGGTATTTTAGAGTCTCGTAAGATTGCAGCAATGGCGGAAGCATTTGATTTAGCTGTAGCACCCCATGCACCTTATGGTCCAGTTGCCTTAGCAGCAACTCTTCAGTTAGACGTTTGTACCCCGAATGTCTTTATCCAGGAACAAAGTTTAGGGATTCACTATAATCAAGGATTTGATCTTTTAGATTTTGTATCTAATAAAGAAATTTTTGATTATGAAGAAGGTTATGTTGAGATTCCAACTAAACCAGGTCTAGGTATTGAAATGGACGAAGATAAAATTAAAGAAGTTGCTCAACAAGGCCTAGTTTGGACAAATCCAAAATGGAAGAATTATGATGGAACGATTGCTGAATGGTGA
- a CDS encoding PTS galactitol transporter subunit IIC → MNFIMDIFKWLIAAGPTVMLPVIITVIGLIFGLNIGRGFKSGLTLGIGFAGIKLILDFMTTNVGPAAKAMVERTGVHLTALDVGWGSIAAVTWASPIIAILIFAILIVNIVLLVLKRTNTLDVDIWNYHHIAIVGVMVYFVTHNMWLGLGATVVMAVITFKLADWSQPVVEKFFKIPGVSLPTVSALSSLVIAWPLNWLLNKIPLFRKSKFSIRDAQKYLGFFGDSMIMGLIIGMAIGALAGYDFVKILQLGVSMSAVLVLIPKMTSLFMEGLMPISDAAQKWSQKKFKGRKLFIGLDAAVVVGNQDVITTALIIIPLTIAMALVLPGNSVLPFADLAVVPFRVAMVVALTNGNLLKNIIIGLVVTASLLWCGTATAPVLTAIAKSVGIKLGANSLLISSFAATSMIQSFIVYLAFTWNQVILIPVLLIVFGLIWYYFDGVKKINGSSSEEVSAEA, encoded by the coding sequence ATGAATTTTATAATGGATATTTTTAAATGGTTAATCGCCGCTGGTCCAACTGTTATGCTTCCCGTTATTATTACAGTTATCGGATTAATTTTTGGCTTAAATATTGGGCGAGGTTTTAAATCAGGTTTAACTTTAGGAATAGGTTTTGCTGGAATTAAATTGATTCTTGACTTTATGACAACTAATGTTGGACCCGCAGCCAAAGCAATGGTTGAACGAACAGGAGTTCATTTAACAGCACTAGACGTTGGATGGGGTTCAATTGCCGCAGTTACGTGGGCTTCCCCGATAATTGCAATCTTAATCTTTGCTATTTTGATTGTAAATATTGTTCTATTAGTTCTTAAGAGAACTAATACACTTGATGTGGATATTTGGAATTATCACCATATTGCTATAGTTGGAGTTATGGTTTATTTTGTCACTCACAATATGTGGCTTGGTTTAGGAGCTACTGTTGTAATGGCTGTTATAACATTCAAACTAGCCGATTGGTCTCAACCAGTTGTTGAGAAGTTTTTCAAGATTCCTGGCGTTTCTTTGCCAACAGTTTCGGCACTGTCTTCATTAGTAATTGCATGGCCGCTAAATTGGTTATTAAATAAGATTCCGCTTTTTAGAAAGTCAAAATTTTCAATTCGAGATGCCCAAAAATATTTAGGATTTTTTGGTGATTCAATGATTATGGGATTAATAATTGGAATGGCAATCGGTGCTTTAGCTGGTTATGATTTCGTTAAAATTCTTCAACTAGGTGTTAGTATGTCAGCCGTCTTAGTTTTAATTCCAAAGATGACTTCTCTATTTATGGAAGGTTTAATGCCAATTTCTGATGCTGCACAAAAATGGTCTCAGAAGAAATTTAAAGGTCGTAAATTATTTATCGGTCTTGATGCTGCAGTTGTTGTTGGTAATCAGGATGTAATTACAACTGCTTTAATTATCATTCCATTAACAATTGCAATGGCATTGGTATTACCAGGCAATAGTGTTTTGCCTTTCGCAGATTTAGCTGTTGTACCTTTTAGAGTTGCGATGGTTGTTGCATTAACAAATGGGAATTTACTTAAAAATATTATTATTGGTTTAGTCGTTACGGCCTCTCTTTTATGGTGTGGTACTGCAACAGCACCAGTTTTAACTGCAATCGCTAAATCAGTAGGCATTAAACTTGGGGCAAATTCGTTATTGATTTCATCATTTGCTGCTACATCAATGATTCAAAGCTTTATCGTTTACTTAGCATTTACTTGGAATCAGGTAATCTTAATTCCAGTCTTATTAATTGTCTTTGGTTTAATTTGGTATTACTTTGATGGAGTAAAGAAGATTAATGGATCAAGTTCAGAAGAAGTATCAGCGGAAGCTTAA